One Gemmatimonadota bacterium DNA window includes the following coding sequences:
- a CDS encoding Ldh family oxidoreductase yields the protein MEEMSRMPASDHTHASDSKSASEPRPVRIEPDRLARIMDRIFERLGLEGDERRVVVERLMEASLSGYHSHGVMRIIMYTEGIRAGNMIPGAPLDVLGETVSTVHLDANMGMGPCTATEAMKRAVGKAGATGVGCTSVVNANDIARLGGYVEQPAKDGYIALLMTNDAGGNPCVAPWGATSPLMSTNPMAVGIPRESGDPILIDLSTGVTSEGGLKMLRNKGQAVPEGWLIDGEGRTTTDGEAYFATPRRAAILPLGSLIAGHKGFALSILVDVLTGGLSGAGCSGRSPEDLDQNALFLLVIDPEKFVSRAAFSAEVDRLVESIKDARKAPGVDEIRVPGDGARRERERQLKQGIEIDPPVWSAILDILDELGIGRDKV from the coding sequence ATGGAGGAAATGTCAAGGATGCCCGCTTCGGATCACACACACGCTTCAGATAGCAAGTCCGCTTCGGAACCGCGTCCCGTCCGCATTGAGCCGGACCGGCTTGCCCGGATCATGGACCGTATCTTCGAACGACTGGGCCTTGAAGGCGACGAGAGACGGGTAGTCGTCGAGCGACTCATGGAGGCCTCGCTCTCCGGCTACCATTCCCACGGCGTCATGCGGATCATCATGTACACCGAGGGCATCCGTGCGGGGAACATGATCCCTGGCGCGCCGTTAGACGTCCTGGGTGAAACCGTCTCCACCGTGCATCTGGACGCCAACATGGGCATGGGCCCCTGCACGGCCACCGAGGCCATGAAACGCGCCGTCGGCAAGGCCGGGGCGACGGGTGTCGGCTGCACGAGCGTCGTGAACGCCAACGATATCGCCCGGCTGGGCGGATATGTGGAACAGCCGGCGAAAGACGGTTACATCGCACTGCTCATGACCAACGATGCCGGGGGCAATCCCTGCGTAGCACCCTGGGGCGCGACCTCCCCCCTGATGAGCACCAATCCCATGGCCGTCGGGATCCCCCGGGAAAGCGGCGACCCGATCCTCATTGACCTCTCCACGGGCGTTACGTCCGAGGGCGGATTGAAGATGTTGCGCAACAAGGGCCAGGCGGTGCCCGAAGGCTGGCTCATCGACGGTGAAGGGCGGACCACGACGGATGGCGAGGCCTATTTCGCGACGCCCAGACGGGCGGCTATCCTGCCGTTGGGCAGCCTGATCGCGGGACACAAGGGCTTTGCGCTGAGCATACTGGTCGACGTGTTGACCGGCGGTCTGAGCGGCGCGGGCTGCAGTGGCCGATCCCCGGAAGACCTCGACCAGAACGCCCTGTTCCTCCTCGTCATCGACCCGGAGAAATTCGTTTCAAGGGCCGCCTTCTCTGCTGAAGTGGACCGGCTCGTGGAGAGCATCAAAGACGCACGCAAGGCGCCTGGCGTGGACGAAATCCGGGTGCCCGGCGACGGCGCGCGCCGTGAACGTGAGCGGCAACTGAAGCAGGGCATCGAAATCGATCCGCCCGTCTGGTCCGCCATCCTTGACATCCTGGACGAACTGGGCATCGGGCGAGACAAAGTGTAG